The following coding sequences are from one Gemmatimonadaceae bacterium window:
- the secA gene encoding preprotein translocase subunit SecA, whose protein sequence is MLKGMLAGVFGTRHERERKRVQPIVDEINAHYERLHGVSEDELKAQTDKFRARFSEATGELDARIAELKEEKRSTADAAGRERVDVELGGTDGRGGAEGELREATAEVLDEILPEAFATVREACRRLVDSTVRVTGQDQQWNMIPYDVQLMGGVQLHMGRIAEMATGEGKTLVATLPLYLNALPGKGSHLITVNSYLARRDSEWMGHVYRYLGLTVGCIDDTEPGTPERRAAYECDITYGTNNEFGFDYLRDNMVVSNEQRVQRGHVYAIVDEVDSVLIDEARTPLIISGPVGNESDAEYALHNAAVSRLVKRQSDLANVLVADGQRAFESGDTATAALKLYQSQLGAPKNKRLLKMLQETGVKQLVQKMELDHLADRKLPPAKQQFRETEDELLYVLDEKGHTVHLTDRGVDFMSPSDHDAFVMPDISQEVHRIDRDDAMTPEEKLAARNEINREYALKSETLNIVHQLLRAHALYEIDVNYVVQEGQVLIVDEFTGRTMPGRRWSEGLHQAVEAKEGVQVKGETQTLATITIQNYFRLFSKLGGMTGTAETEETEFHEIYGLGVSVVPTNRDVIRDDRQDLVYKTRREKYNAMLEETERLHKLGYPVLVGTVSVDVSETLSRMFKRAGIPHNVLNAKYHQREAEIVAGAGQPGAVTIATNMAGRGTDIKLGAGVTVSKPSVVKDAENQPVETNECGGLHIIGSERHESRRIDRQLRGRAGRQGDPGSSQFFLSLEDDLMRLFGSDRIAKLMDRMGAEEGEMLTHSLITRSIEQAQKRVELQNFQSRKRLLDYDDVMNQQREVIYSLRSFALDGGEELKGEAEKMIEKGVTRRIENSLAAFDSAEEWDYGLVRQDLLMHYLLSVPSFEEDVDHPGSLAEAQRDAVEAAKRAFDDKLTGLGEFSGQLLALVMLNVLDEKWKDHLYDLDQLRNAIHYRSWGQKDPLIEYKHEAYTMFVDLMNDIFHTFTERFLRAQISFEPPSFDDGIDSGPSNGSPTGGPPRGPTKRYNAMGVLVDIEPEEPNGNGEDSVVDIGPSEPPNRKPAVRPEPVVTGAGRVRSLDPTQNSAPQGDWSTVGRNDPCPCGSGKKFKKCHGTLA, encoded by the coding sequence ATGTTAAAGGGAATGCTGGCGGGTGTGTTTGGCACGAGGCACGAGCGCGAGCGCAAGCGCGTGCAGCCAATCGTGGATGAGATCAACGCCCATTATGAGCGTCTCCACGGCGTGTCTGAAGACGAACTAAAGGCACAGACGGACAAGTTTCGTGCGCGCTTCAGCGAGGCGACAGGCGAGCTGGATGCGCGCATTGCAGAGCTGAAGGAAGAGAAACGGAGCACGGCCGACGCCGCCGGGCGGGAGCGAGTGGATGTGGAGCTTGGCGGTACCGACGGACGCGGAGGGGCCGAGGGTGAGCTGAGGGAGGCAACAGCCGAAGTACTTGACGAAATTCTTCCCGAGGCATTTGCCACCGTCCGCGAGGCGTGTCGCCGGCTTGTCGACTCGACGGTTCGCGTCACCGGGCAGGACCAGCAGTGGAACATGATCCCGTATGACGTGCAGCTCATGGGAGGAGTTCAGCTGCATATGGGGCGCATCGCAGAAATGGCGACCGGTGAAGGCAAGACGCTGGTTGCAACCCTGCCGCTCTACCTGAATGCGCTGCCTGGCAAAGGATCACATCTCATCACCGTGAACTCGTATCTCGCCCGCCGTGATTCCGAGTGGATGGGGCATGTGTACCGGTACCTCGGTCTCACCGTCGGGTGCATTGACGACACGGAGCCGGGAACGCCGGAACGCCGCGCGGCTTACGAGTGCGACATCACCTACGGCACGAACAACGAGTTCGGGTTCGACTACCTCCGCGACAACATGGTGGTGTCGAACGAGCAACGCGTTCAGCGGGGACACGTGTACGCGATTGTCGACGAGGTCGACTCGGTGCTCATCGACGAAGCCCGGACTCCGCTCATCATATCCGGGCCGGTAGGTAACGAATCCGATGCCGAATACGCGCTGCATAACGCGGCGGTGTCCCGGCTCGTAAAGCGACAGAGTGATCTTGCAAACGTGCTGGTGGCCGATGGGCAGCGCGCTTTCGAGAGCGGCGATACGGCGACGGCGGCGCTGAAGTTGTACCAGTCCCAGCTTGGTGCGCCAAAGAACAAACGGCTTCTGAAGATGCTGCAGGAAACGGGTGTCAAGCAGCTCGTTCAGAAGATGGAGCTGGACCACCTTGCCGATCGCAAGCTACCGCCGGCAAAGCAGCAGTTCCGCGAAACGGAGGATGAGCTGCTGTACGTGCTCGATGAAAAGGGCCACACCGTTCACCTAACGGATCGCGGCGTCGACTTCATGTCGCCAAGCGACCACGATGCGTTCGTTATGCCGGACATCTCGCAGGAAGTGCACCGCATCGACCGCGATGATGCGATGACCCCGGAGGAAAAGCTCGCCGCCCGCAACGAGATCAACCGGGAGTACGCGCTGAAGAGTGAGACTCTCAACATCGTGCATCAGCTGTTGCGGGCTCACGCACTGTACGAAATCGACGTGAACTATGTCGTTCAGGAAGGGCAGGTTCTCATCGTCGATGAGTTCACGGGGCGCACGATGCCCGGCCGGCGATGGTCCGAGGGGTTGCACCAGGCCGTCGAGGCAAAGGAAGGCGTACAGGTCAAAGGCGAGACGCAGACCCTCGCAACCATCACTATTCAGAATTACTTCCGGTTGTTCTCGAAGCTTGGCGGCATGACCGGTACTGCTGAAACCGAAGAGACCGAGTTCCACGAAATTTATGGTCTCGGTGTTTCGGTAGTTCCAACGAACCGCGACGTGATTCGCGACGACCGGCAGGATCTTGTCTACAAGACCCGCCGCGAGAAGTACAATGCGATGCTCGAGGAAACCGAGCGGCTCCACAAACTTGGGTATCCGGTGCTTGTCGGAACCGTGAGCGTGGATGTGTCGGAGACGCTGTCGCGGATGTTCAAGCGTGCAGGCATTCCGCACAATGTTCTCAACGCCAAGTATCACCAGCGGGAAGCTGAGATCGTCGCCGGAGCTGGACAACCGGGCGCTGTGACGATCGCGACGAACATGGCCGGCCGCGGAACCGATATCAAACTTGGTGCGGGTGTGACGGTTTCGAAGCCGTCAGTTGTCAAAGACGCCGAAAATCAGCCGGTCGAAACGAATGAGTGTGGCGGTCTCCACATCATCGGATCCGAGCGGCATGAATCGCGGCGAATTGACCGGCAGCTGAGGGGCCGCGCCGGACGGCAGGGCGATCCCGGCTCGTCGCAGTTCTTCCTTTCGCTCGAAGACGATCTGATGCGGCTGTTCGGCAGCGACCGCATTGCCAAGCTGATGGACCGGATGGGCGCGGAGGAGGGCGAGATGCTGACGCACTCACTCATCACGCGTTCGATCGAGCAGGCGCAGAAGCGCGTCGAGCTGCAGAACTTTCAGTCACGCAAAAGACTGCTCGACTATGACGATGTAATGAACCAGCAGCGCGAGGTAATTTATTCACTGCGATCATTTGCGCTCGACGGTGGCGAGGAGTTGAAGGGCGAAGCCGAGAAGATGATCGAGAAGGGAGTAACCCGTCGGATCGAGAATTCGCTGGCGGCGTTCGACAGCGCAGAGGAATGGGACTACGGATTGGTTCGGCAGGATCTGCTCATGCACTATCTGCTCAGCGTCCCGTCGTTTGAGGAAGATGTGGACCATCCGGGCTCGCTGGCAGAAGCGCAGCGGGATGCAGTCGAGGCGGCAAAGCGTGCCTTCGATGACAAGCTCACAGGCCTGGGAGAATTTTCGGGTCAGCTGCTGGCCCTGGTGATGCTCAATGTGCTCGACGAAAAATGGAAGGATCACCTCTACGATCTCGATCAGCTTCGAAATGCGATCCACTACCGGTCGTGGGGTCAGAAGGATCCGCTCATCGAGTACAAGCACGAAGCGTACACGATGTTCGTGGATTTGATGAACGACATCTTCCACACGTTTACCGAGCGGTTTCTGCGGGCGCAGATCAGCTTTGAGCCACCGTCGTTCGACGACGGAATTGACTCTGGTCCCAGCAACGGCTCGCCAACCGGCGGACCGCCCCGTGGCCCGACAAAGCGTTACAACGCTATGGGTGTGCTGGTAGATATTGAGCCGGAAGAACCGAATGGAAATGGTGAGGATTCAGTCGTTGACATAGGGCCTTCGGAGCCGCCCAACAGGAAGCCTGCGGTTCGACCGGAGCCCGTCGTCACGGGGGCTGGCCGCGTGCGATCGCTCGACCCCACGCAGAACTCCGCGCCGCAGGGGGATTGGAGCACAGTCGGTCGAAATGATCCCTGCCCCTGTGGGTCAGGAAAGAAGTTCAAGAAATGCCACGGGACGCTCGCCTAG
- a CDS encoding nucleotide sugar dehydrogenase, with translation PTPLAKTRDPDMTYVIAAADAIARNCHPGLLIVLESTTYPGTTRELMQPRLEAAGLTVGEDVFLAFSPERVDPGNPIWNTKNTPKVVGGITPACTELASALYASCLESIVPVSSTETAELVKLLENTFRSVNIGLVNEMQIVCDKLGVNVWEVIDAAATKPFGFMKFTPGPGIGGHCIPLDPHYLAWKMRTLNYKTRFIDLASEINSEMPALVVERVAHSLNQRRKPVNGSRILVLGVAYKKNIDDMRESPALDVIRLLEEQGATVVYHDPHVQSFREDGHERVSVELTDSALSDADIVVIITDHSAVNYQRVVNISKALVDTRNATAGLKRAQGGNPSTPAIADLAIA, from the coding sequence GCCGACGCCCCTTGCAAAGACACGCGATCCCGACATGACGTATGTCATTGCCGCAGCGGACGCGATCGCGAGGAATTGCCATCCGGGTCTGTTGATCGTTCTTGAGAGCACGACTTACCCGGGCACGACACGCGAGCTGATGCAACCAAGGCTCGAGGCGGCGGGACTCACCGTTGGGGAGGATGTCTTCCTGGCCTTCAGTCCCGAACGCGTCGATCCGGGGAATCCGATCTGGAATACAAAGAACACTCCGAAGGTAGTCGGCGGCATTACGCCGGCATGCACCGAGCTGGCCAGTGCGCTCTATGCTTCGTGTCTCGAATCCATCGTTCCGGTTTCAAGCACCGAAACCGCCGAGCTGGTCAAACTGCTCGAGAACACGTTCCGGTCGGTGAATATCGGACTCGTCAATGAAATGCAGATCGTCTGTGACAAGCTGGGCGTCAACGTCTGGGAAGTTATCGATGCCGCTGCGACGAAACCGTTTGGTTTCATGAAGTTCACTCCCGGTCCGGGGATAGGCGGTCACTGCATCCCGCTTGACCCGCACTATCTTGCGTGGAAGATGAGGACGCTCAACTACAAGACCCGATTCATCGATCTGGCGAGCGAAATCAACAGCGAGATGCCGGCACTGGTGGTGGAAAGGGTTGCCCATTCATTAAACCAGCGGCGGAAGCCAGTGAACGGCAGCAGGATATTGGTGCTTGGAGTGGCGTACAAGAAGAACATCGATGACATGCGCGAAAGTCCTGCACTCGATGTTATCCGGCTGCTCGAAGAGCAGGGAGCAACGGTTGTCTATCACGATCCGCATGTTCAATCCTTTCGTGAAGATGGACATGAGCGTGTGAGTGTTGAACTCACCGATTCGGCGCTTTCCGATGCCGATATCGTCGTCATCATTACGGACCACTCCGCCGTGAATTATCAGCGTGTCGTAAACATCTCAAAAGCACTGGTGGACACCCGGAATGCGACCGCAGGCTTGAAGCGGGCGCAAGGCGGTAATCCCAGCACTCCCGCCATAGCCGATCTGGCAATTGCATAA
- the radC gene encoding DNA repair protein RadC, which translates to MASSIRELPSSERPRERLKSHGARALSSAELLAILLGTGSEGHSATGIGHQILTSSRGSLRRLSSQPVASLTALAGIGNARAVAIHAALELGRRMAAEEREEGIPVRGPRDVHEIFGQKLQDLPVEEFHVAILDSQHRLERDITVTRGLLNSSLVHPREVFREAIAENAAAIILVHNHPSGDPTPSADDRITTDQLVQAGRVLDIPVQDHIIIGRGRYLSFAEAGLL; encoded by the coding sequence ATGGCATCGAGCATCCGCGAACTACCGAGCAGTGAACGACCGCGGGAAAGACTGAAGTCGCATGGCGCGCGGGCGCTGAGCTCCGCGGAACTGCTGGCGATCCTGCTGGGTACGGGATCCGAAGGACATTCCGCTACAGGCATCGGTCATCAGATTCTCACCAGCTCCCGCGGTTCGCTTCGGCGGCTTTCCTCGCAGCCGGTGGCATCGCTCACGGCACTTGCCGGTATCGGCAATGCGCGCGCGGTCGCAATTCACGCTGCGCTCGAGCTGGGGCGTCGCATGGCGGCCGAGGAACGCGAGGAAGGAATTCCCGTGCGCGGGCCTCGCGACGTGCACGAAATATTCGGACAGAAACTGCAGGATCTTCCGGTGGAGGAGTTCCACGTTGCGATTCTAGATTCGCAGCATCGGCTCGAACGGGACATTACGGTAACTCGCGGGTTGCTCAACTCGTCTCTCGTGCATCCACGCGAAGTATTCCGCGAAGCGATCGCGGAGAACGCCGCAGCGATCATCCTCGTGCACAACCATCCGAGCGGCGACCCTACGCCATCTGCCGACGACAGGATTACAACCGATCAGCTGGTGCAGGCCGGGCGCGTTCTCGACATTCCCGTGCAGGATCACATTATAATTGGAAGAGGACGATATCTGAGCTTCGCGGAGGCCGGCCTGTTGTGA
- the bamD gene encoding outer membrane protein assembly factor BamD yields MNLRRHLLVAILILGACKPAFNAGRFGSTDDLYRAALVEYNARRWENAVTAFERLTTELPPRDPRLPAALFYLGTSQQKRGDHLLAAKTYSRVFEIAPTDTLADDALLASGLAYQRLWRKPVLDAEYGDFALTQYQQLRGSFPNSVLLPQATEQIAKVDEWYAAKDYETGYHYLRRKAYDSAIIYFKDVIRLRPSAPSAKNAYLRLHEAYSAINYKDDARDLCDAMRKAYPADREVRAACGAVPAVVTAPPQ; encoded by the coding sequence ATGAACCTTCGCCGCCATCTCCTCGTTGCGATACTCATCCTTGGCGCCTGCAAGCCCGCGTTCAACGCCGGCCGCTTCGGTTCGACTGACGATCTTTACCGGGCCGCGCTGGTGGAATACAACGCGCGGCGGTGGGAGAATGCGGTGACGGCCTTCGAGCGTCTCACCACCGAGCTCCCGCCGCGTGATCCACGTCTTCCGGCAGCGTTGTTCTATCTCGGCACATCTCAGCAGAAGCGAGGTGACCACCTTCTTGCTGCAAAGACCTATAGCCGCGTTTTCGAGATTGCACCGACGGATACGCTGGCGGACGATGCTCTCCTTGCTTCGGGGCTCGCGTATCAGCGGCTGTGGCGCAAACCCGTGCTGGACGCGGAGTACGGAGACTTTGCGCTGACCCAGTATCAGCAGCTGAGAGGCTCATTCCCCAATTCCGTCCTCCTGCCGCAGGCTACGGAACAGATCGCGAAGGTGGATGAATGGTATGCCGCCAAGGACTATGAGACCGGTTATCACTATTTGCGGCGAAAGGCGTACGATTCCGCGATTATCTATTTCAAGGATGTGATCCGGCTGCGCCCTTCCGCGCCGTCAGCGAAAAACGCGTACCTTCGACTGCACGAGGCCTATTCCGCCATCAACTACAAAGACGATGCACGTGACCTTTGTGATGCGATGCGCAAGGCATACCCTGCGGACAGGGAAGTGAGAGCGGCATGTGGCGCCGTGCCCGCCGTCGTGACGGCACCACCTCAGTAG
- a CDS encoding bifunctional (p)ppGpp synthetase/guanosine-3',5'-bis(diphosphate) 3'-pyrophosphohydrolase, with protein sequence MTAIEPHTVIPGWTSNGGSIPDRLDQELLVRAYRFSERAHIGQKRLSGENYVSHCVQVAKILADLHLDSVTVASGLIHDVVEDTSVTVREVEAEFGAEIAQIVDGLTKIGHLPLNSSQERQVENYRKLLLSIAKDARVILIKLADRLHNMRTLEFLPAEKRRRIAQETRDLYAPLAHRFGMARMRWELEDLAFKHLEQPEYKSLAKLVTQRRGEREETISQVTEPLLALLSSGGIANVEVTGRPKHLWSIYKKMTKWDKPYEEIYDLMAIRVLVDTVPDCYHALGVIHERYTPLQERIKDYVGQPKSNGYQSLHTTIFGPGKQLFEIQIRTREMHRTAEYGIAAHWRFKEDARNADELDRALHWFRQVLELQLDAKTPDEFLEFLKLDLYQDEIFVFTPTGDVIQLPKGATPIDFAFAVHTEVGLHACGARINGKQATLARELKNSDTVEIATSPTARPSRDWLSHVRTGRARHKIRQRLRIDEQTTSSKLGREMLYREIKRRRLAKPDDAQLRLAAEAMGLNDVNHLIASIGQGDVGVTQVLRHLYPETEVNVPPVKPGPLDWLVDKVRGNPKGVRIQGVDGLMVRYAQCCQPVPGDPVVGYVTRGRGVSIHRGDCPNLLMLDLEPERRLEIDWKELEGERFMVRLALDATDRRGLYADLAAAVSATDTDIRSFEMQSADGHVTGAVSVEVENLAHLQRILKAARRVKGVTEVTRKERMASDS encoded by the coding sequence GTGACAGCGATCGAACCGCACACGGTGATTCCTGGATGGACCAGCAACGGCGGGTCGATCCCTGATCGGCTCGATCAGGAGCTGCTCGTGCGTGCGTACCGATTCAGCGAGCGGGCGCATATCGGCCAGAAGCGATTGTCCGGCGAGAACTATGTGTCGCACTGCGTGCAGGTGGCGAAGATTCTTGCGGATCTCCACCTGGATAGTGTGACCGTCGCCAGCGGGCTCATTCACGATGTGGTCGAAGACACGAGCGTAACTGTTCGTGAGGTCGAAGCTGAATTCGGCGCCGAGATTGCACAGATCGTCGATGGTCTGACCAAGATCGGACATCTGCCGCTGAATTCGTCGCAGGAAAGACAGGTCGAGAACTACCGCAAGCTGCTGCTGTCCATCGCCAAGGATGCGCGGGTCATCCTGATCAAGCTCGCTGACCGTCTGCACAACATGCGGACGCTCGAGTTTCTCCCCGCGGAAAAGCGTCGGCGCATCGCTCAGGAAACGCGCGACCTCTATGCGCCGCTGGCTCACCGCTTCGGTATGGCGAGAATGCGCTGGGAGCTGGAGGACCTTGCTTTCAAGCACCTGGAACAGCCGGAATACAAGTCGCTTGCGAAGCTCGTCACGCAGCGCCGCGGCGAGCGGGAGGAAACGATCTCGCAGGTCACCGAGCCGCTGCTGGCGCTTCTGAGCAGCGGCGGGATTGCGAACGTCGAGGTGACAGGCCGCCCCAAACATCTCTGGTCGATCTACAAGAAGATGACCAAATGGGATAAGCCGTACGAGGAGATATACGACCTCATGGCCATCCGGGTGCTTGTCGACACGGTCCCGGATTGTTACCACGCGCTCGGCGTCATCCACGAGCGATACACTCCTCTGCAAGAGCGGATCAAGGACTACGTCGGGCAGCCGAAATCAAACGGATACCAGTCGCTGCATACGACGATCTTCGGGCCGGGCAAGCAGCTGTTCGAGATTCAGATTCGCACACGGGAGATGCACCGGACAGCCGAATACGGAATCGCCGCGCACTGGCGGTTCAAGGAAGACGCGCGCAATGCCGACGAGCTCGATCGCGCACTTCACTGGTTTCGACAGGTGCTCGAGTTGCAGCTCGACGCCAAGACTCCCGACGAGTTCCTCGAATTTCTGAAGCTCGATCTCTACCAGGATGAGATCTTCGTTTTCACGCCCACCGGTGATGTGATTCAGCTTCCGAAGGGTGCGACGCCCATCGATTTTGCGTTCGCCGTTCACACCGAAGTCGGCTTGCACGCCTGCGGGGCGAGGATCAACGGCAAGCAGGCCACGCTTGCCCGCGAGCTGAAAAATTCGGATACCGTCGAGATAGCTACATCGCCCACCGCGCGGCCCAGCCGCGACTGGCTTTCGCATGTTCGGACTGGCCGCGCGAGGCACAAGATCAGGCAGCGGCTGCGGATCGACGAGCAGACAACGTCGTCGAAGCTCGGCCGGGAGATGCTGTACCGCGAAATCAAACGCCGGCGGCTCGCCAAGCCGGACGATGCACAGCTACGGCTGGCAGCCGAGGCCATGGGCCTGAATGATGTCAATCACCTCATCGCGTCGATTGGACAGGGCGACGTGGGAGTGACCCAGGTGCTCAGGCACCTTTATCCCGAAACTGAAGTCAACGTGCCGCCCGTCAAGCCCGGCCCGCTGGACTGGCTGGTGGACAAGGTTCGCGGAAACCCAAAGGGCGTGCGCATTCAGGGCGTGGATGGGCTGATGGTCCGCTACGCGCAATGTTGCCAGCCGGTACCTGGAGACCCGGTTGTGGGCTACGTAACCCGGGGGCGTGGAGTGAGCATACACCGAGGTGACTGCCCGAACCTGCTGATGCTCGACCTGGAACCCGAGCGGCGGCTCGAGATCGACTGGAAGGAGCTCGAGGGCGAGCGTTTCATGGTGCGCCTTGCACTCGATGCCACAGACCGGCGGGGCCTGTACGCCGATCTTGCAGCCGCGGTATCGGCAACCGATACCGATATCCGGAGTTTTGAGATGCAGAGCGCCGATGGGCATGTCACTGGCGCGGTGTCGGTGGAAGTCGAGAATCTTGCCCATCTTCAGCGAATTCTGAAAGCGGCGCGACGCGTGAAGGGAGTAACGGAGGTGACGCGAAAGGAGCGGATGGCCAGCGACAGCTGA
- a CDS encoding UDP-glucose/GDP-mannose dehydrogenase family protein → MNISVIGTGYVGLVVGACLAETGNDVICADVMASKIDNLKMNILPIYEPGLEDLVARNQQDGRLTFTTDIAAAVASASVLFIAVGTPPDEDGSADLQHVLAVARLIGRHMTRELVVVTKSTVPVGTAGKVAAEIVREAKFAFHMCSNPEFLKEGAAVDDFMKPDRVVLGVDSDKARDVMGEIYAPFVRTGKPVIFMDIASAEMTKYAANGMLATRISFMNEVANLCEMVGANVDMVRRGIGSDSRIGSSFLFPGPGYGGSCFPKDVKALIRTAGEIDLNLLVLAAVEKVNERQKLLLAEKLRGALDGELEGSHIAVWGLAFKPQTDDMRDAPSLTLIEELLRAGATVCAHDPAAMNEARHKLGDTIALAETNYEALEGADALVVVTDWNEYRHPDFERVKAALSQPIIVDGRNLYDPEKMRELGFGYYSIGRTSVEHTPAERVREIA, encoded by the coding sequence ATGAATATTTCTGTAATCGGTACTGGATACGTTGGTCTCGTAGTCGGGGCCTGCCTCGCCGAGACGGGGAACGACGTCATATGCGCTGATGTGATGGCGTCGAAGATCGACAACCTGAAGATGAACATCCTGCCCATTTACGAGCCCGGCCTCGAGGATCTTGTGGCGCGGAACCAGCAGGACGGACGGCTGACCTTCACCACCGACATTGCGGCAGCGGTTGCATCAGCGAGCGTACTGTTCATTGCGGTCGGTACGCCGCCGGACGAGGACGGATCCGCCGACCTTCAGCATGTGCTGGCCGTGGCGCGTCTGATTGGCAGGCATATGACGCGCGAGCTTGTAGTTGTCACCAAATCGACGGTGCCTGTCGGCACCGCAGGAAAGGTGGCGGCCGAGATTGTCAGGGAAGCGAAGTTTGCGTTCCACATGTGCAGCAACCCCGAGTTCCTCAAGGAAGGCGCGGCGGTTGACGATTTCATGAAGCCGGACCGAGTTGTTCTGGGTGTCGACAGCGACAAGGCACGTGACGTCATGGGTGAGATTTATGCGCCATTCGTTCGCACCGGCAAGCCGGTCATTTTCATGGATATCGCGTCCGCTGAGATGACCAAGTATGCCGCGAACGGCATGCTTGCAACGCGAATCTCGTTCATGAACGAAGTTGCCAACCTGTGCGAGATGGTGGGCGCGAACGTCGATATGGTGCGACGGGGCATCGGTAGCGATTCGCGGATCGGTTCCTCCTTTCTCTTTCCCGGCCCCGGTTACGGCGGATCGTGCTTCCCAAAGGATGTGAAAGCACTTATCCGCACGGCTGGCGAGATAGACCTGAACCTGCTCGTCCTGGCGGCCGTGGAAAAAGTGAACGAGCGGCAAAAGCTGCTGCTCGCCGAGAAGTTGCGCGGCGCGCTGGATGGAGAACTCGAAGGGAGCCATATCGCGGTGTGGGGACTCGCCTTCAAGCCGCAGACTGACGACATGCGGGACGCGCCGTCGCTCACGCTCATCGAAGAGCTTCTCCGGGCCGGTGCGACTGTCTGCGCTCATGACCCTGCAGCGATGAACGAAGCACGGCACAAGCTCGGTGACACGATCGCTCTTGCAGAGACGAACTATGAAGCGCTCGAGGGAGCTGACGCCCTTGTCGTGGTGACGGACTGGAACGAATATCGCCACCCGGACTTCGAGCGCGTCAAGGCTGCTCTCAGCCAGCCAATCATTGTGGACGGCCGGAATCTCTACGATCCGGAAAAGATGCGCGAGCTCGGTTTCGGGTACTATTCAATCGGACGGACCTCGGTCGAACACACGCCAGCCGAGCGGGTAAGAGAGATCGCATGA
- the nadD gene encoding nicotinate-nucleotide adenylyltransferase, with the protein MRLGVLGGTFDPPHAGHLLAAVDSFEALKLERLLIVPAATQPLKAGLAAGASPAQRLAMTRLAFGGDTRFEVLSMEIDRGGLSYTADTLESVSAANPDSELVLVAGTDALATFDLWDRPERILELARIAGVQRDVAGGAAISGHLLRARGGVLSVTARRVDVSSSEIRRRLQKGQSAKGFVAESVERYIAAVKLYRSERGIAPRCAVLSGD; encoded by the coding sequence TTGCGCCTCGGCGTACTCGGGGGCACGTTCGATCCGCCGCACGCCGGACACCTGCTGGCAGCGGTCGATTCTTTCGAAGCACTGAAGCTCGAGAGGCTTTTGATTGTCCCGGCAGCAACACAACCGCTCAAGGCTGGCTTGGCTGCCGGAGCGTCGCCTGCGCAACGGCTGGCAATGACGAGACTCGCCTTCGGTGGTGACACGAGATTCGAAGTGCTCTCCATGGAAATCGATCGGGGCGGGTTATCTTACACGGCCGATACTCTGGAGTCCGTCTCAGCCGCAAATCCGGACAGTGAGCTTGTTCTTGTTGCTGGAACCGACGCGCTCGCAACGTTTGACCTGTGGGATAGACCTGAGCGGATTCTTGAGTTGGCCAGAATCGCGGGAGTGCAGCGGGATGTAGCTGGAGGAGCTGCAATTTCAGGGCACCTTTTGCGGGCGCGGGGCGGAGTCCTCTCCGTTACGGCCCGACGTGTGGATGTGTCATCTTCCGAGATCCGCCGCCGGCTCCAGAAGGGTCAGTCGGCAAAGGGATTCGTCGCTGAATCGGTAGAGCGCTACATCGCCGCCGTGAAACTATACAGGTCAGAGCGCGGTATCGCACCACGTTGCGCGGTACTGAGCGGGGACTGA